The sequence below is a genomic window from Mycobacterium heidelbergense.
CGCCCAGTCATCGCGCAGATCCACCGGGACCGGGCGCCGGTCAGCGGTCGGAACCGCGCCGTGCCGCTCCAGGATCCCGGTCTTGTAGTCCAGCACCTTGGGCTGGTCGATCTCGTAGACCGCGGTGCCGGCCGGCCACCTCAGGCGATAGGCACGCGAATCCAGCCCGGCGGCCAGGATCACCACCTGCCGGATCCCGGCGTTGACCGCGGCTACAGCTTCAGTGAAGTACTCGTCGAAGAAGTGCGTGCGCACCGCCTGGTAGTCGACGCCAACCCGGTGCACCCGCCGCCCGTGCTCATCGCCGTCGAGCCAGGCCAGCTCAGGGTCGGCCAGCCGGGCCCAGGCCGGGCCGGCCGAGGACACCAAGGTGTGGGCGAAGTCGTCACGGATCAGCGGGTCGGGTCCGGCCGTTTCCACCGCGCGGGACGCGGCGACCCCCAACGCGGTGGCGCCCACGAGTTCGGTGACGGCCCAGCTGTCGCCGGCGGTCCGTAACGAGGGCGGTGACGAGGCATCCACATCAGTCATGTCGGCACCATGGTACCGAATAAGTTAGTTAGCCTATGCGCTCTGTGCGCGACGTCACTGGGCCCGGACCGACGCCGTGCCCGTTAGGTCTCGGGCCGCCAGAGGGCGCCTTCCAGCAGCTGGCGCAGCACGTCGCTGACGGCCAATATCTCTTCGTAGCTGCGGACGTAGCCGGCGTAGAACCCCACGCCGCAGAGCACGACGAGCAGTGTCTCGACCAATGCGGACGCATCGATACCGGCGGCGATCTCCCGGCGATCGATTGCGTCGTTGACCGTCCACGTCAGAAATTCCCGGGTAATTCTCACGGAATCGATTTCGGTTCCGCTTAATTCCGGATGTCGTTGCGATTCGAGCACGGCGGTAATCAAAAATGCCGACGCGGAAGGGTTGTCGGAATTTGTCCGCACCGCGGCCGAGATGAACGCCGTCAGCCGCCCCATCAGCGTGCTCTCGCGCTCCGCCTGTCGGATGCCGGAGCCGATGACAAGGGAGTTGACCTGCTCCAGCACCTCCCGGTACAACAGCCGCTTGGTGGAAAAGTAGTGGTTAATCGCCGGTCTGGTCAGATCGGCGCGGACCGCGATCGCCTGGAACGTCGCGCCGTCGTAACCGCGTTCGCTGAAGACCAGGCGAGCCGCCTGCATAATCCGCCGGCGCGTCTCGTCCGACTTGGCGGCAGGCGGGCGCCCCGGCCGTCGACTCGCCGCAGGCGACATTGCTAAAGTGTGCCACCGCCGCGGTGTGGCATTAGCGCATTTGGCGGAATGCTGCCGAATTTTCCGGCCTGGTAGTCCTGCAGCGCCTCGACCAATTCCGCGCGGGTGTTCATCACGAAAGGCCCATAGTGGAATACCGGCTCGCGAATCGGCCGGCCGCCCAGCAGCAGCACGTCAAAGGCCGTCGTGCGCGACGAGTCCTGCGTCCGGTCGGCGCCGACGGTGATCCGGTCGCCGGGTCCGAGCACCGCCAATTGACCCGAGCGAATCGGGTGAGCGACCGGACCGACGTATCCGCTCCCGGACAGCACGTATACCAGCGAGTTGAAATCGCGCCGCCACGGAATGTTCAGCCGGGCGCCGTTCTCGATCGTCGCGTGCGCCAGCGCGATGGGCGTGTGGGTGATGCCGGGTCCGCGGTGGCCGTCGATCTCGCCGGCGATGATGCGGACCAGCGCGCCGCCGTCGTCCGACGCGAGCAACGTCGCGTCGCCGCCCTCGATGGCCTGGTATCGGGGTGGCGCCAATTTGTCCTTCTTTGGCAGGTTCACCCAGAGCTGGACTCCGTGGAAGACGCCGCCGCTTTCGACGAGTTCGGCGGGCGGGGTCTCGATGTGCAGGATGCCCGAACCGGCCGTCATCCATTGGGTCGCGCCGTCGGTGATCAGGCCGCCGCCGCCGTGGGAATCCTGGTGGGCGAACTTGCCGTCGATCATGTAGGTGACGGTTTCGAAGCCGCGGTGCGGATGCCAATCGGTGCCTCTGGGCTCGCCCGGTTGGTACTCCACCTCACCCATCTGGTCCATGTGCACGAAGGGATCCAGGGCGGCGGTGCTGACCCCGGCGAAGGCGCGCACCACCGGGAAACCCTCGCCCTCGTAGCCTGGCGGACCGGTGGTGATCGACCGGACGGGCCGCTCGGTGTCGGCCGGGCCGGCCGGGCCGACCCGCGGCAATCTCAGGGTGTCTGCGGTGATAGCAGGCATGTTTACCTCCTTATTTCAGAACTACCCATATAACCGGACCGCAGTCCGGTTATTCCCGGTTGCCTTAGGATGGCCGCCGTGCGAACCTCGCGACCTTAGGGCGGCGGGCGATCGTTTTATAGTGCAATATTTGCCGTGGTAGATGGTTGTCGCGCATGCCCGGTCCTGAAAGGGTCGACGGCGGGAAGGTGACGCGGATGGAGCAGGACGAGGCGGCCGCCAATCCGGTGCGGGCGCCGCGATCGGGGGCCGACGCGACGGGGAGGGTGGCCGGCTGGCTGCGCGCGAACCGCCTGGGATTGTTCTGCGTGGCGATCGTGGTGGGGATTGGCGCCGGGTTTGGCGCGGTGGCGTTCCGCTACCTGATCTACGGCTTCACCTGGCTGGCGACCGGGCAGGACGAGTTCGGGCAGCAGGGGCGGGTGGCCAGCGGCCACCTGCCCTGGTTGGGGGTCGGCTTTTTCGTGATCGTCCCCGTGCTCGGCGGGTTGTTGTACGGGCCGTTGATCTCCCGGTTCGCCCGCGAGGCTCGCGGCCACGGCGTGCCGGAAGTCATGATCGCGGTGGCCGAGAACGGTGGCCGCATCCGTCCCCAGGTGACGGTGGTCAAGGCGCTGGCCTCGGCGCTGTGCATCGGCGCCGGCGGCTCCGTCGGGCGGGAGGGCCCGATCGTGCAGATAGGGGCGGCGCTGGCGTCCAGCCTCGGCCAGTGGGTGCGGATGCCGGAAAACCGGCTGCGGGTGCTGGTGGCCTGCGGCGCCGCCGGCGGCATCTCGGCCACGTTCAACGCCCCCGTCACGGGGGTGTTCTTCGCCGTCGAACTGATCCTGCGTGAGCTCTCGGTCGAGGCGGTCTTCACCATCATGCTCTCGGCGATGGTTGCCGACGTGATCGCCCGGGTCTTCTTCGGCTCCGCCCCTTTCCTGACCCAGCTTCCCGCCGGCATCGAACTGGACCACATCGCCAATTACCTTTTGGTAGCCCTTCTCGCGGCGATCGCGGGGCTGATCGGGGTTGTGTTCACCAAGGTCCTGTACGCGACCGAGGATCTGTGCGACCGGGTGTGGGGCCAGCGTCCGGCCTGGGCGCGGCCGGCGGTCGGCGGGATCGCGCTGGGCCTGCTGCTACTGGCGGTGCCGCAGCTGTACGGGGTGGGCTACCCGGTGGTGTACGCCGCCTTCGCCGGCCACTACGCGCTGTGGTTCCTGGTGATCCTGGCGGCGGGCAAGATACTGGCCTGCAGCCTCACCATCGGCATCGGCGGCTCGGGCGGAGTGTTCGCGCCCGCGTTGTTCGTCGGGGCCACTTCCGGCATGGCCTTCGGGCTGATCGTTCAGCACGTAATCGGCACCGCCGTCGGACATCCCGCGCTCTACGCGATCGTCGGCATGGGCGCCGTGTTTGCCGCCGCCGCGCGCGCCCCGCTCACGGCGCTGGCCAGCACGGTCGAGATGACCGGGGACTTCACCCTCACCCTGCCGGTCATGCTGGCCGTCGCCGTCGGCACGACGGTGTCCCGCGCGCTCTCCTACGGCACCATCTACACCACCAAACTGCTGCGCCGCGGCATCGACATCGACCGTCCGACTCCCACCCATGCATTCGCCAACCTCACCGCGGCCGACGCCATGCACCGGTTCACCGTTCCGCTGGATCTCACCGGCCGGGCCGGCGACGCCGACCCCGACTGGACGACCCTGCTCGGCCCGGTCACCCGCGTCCGCGAACCGCAGGCGCTCTTCGCCAACGACAGCCTCGCCCAGGCCCTGCGGCAGCTCGTCCTCTACGGCCGCGACGGGCTGCCGGTCATCGACACCGAGGCCCGGCGCGTCCAGGGCTGGCTGACCAACCAGAACGTGCTGCGCGCGGTCGACGCCTACCTCGCCGACGCCCAACCGGACATCGCGGCCGGCCACCAGGCCGCCGAATGGGCCGACCCGCAAGTCACGACCGCCGAACACGATCCGCGAAGCCAGCTCGCCGGATACCGCATCGTCGAACACACCCTCGCGCCCGATTCGGCCGCGGTCGGCCGGATCGTCGGCGAACTCGACTGGCCCGACGGCCACGTCCCCGTGTCGGTTCTGCATAACCGGCAACTCGTCGACGCCGACGCGGCCGTGCGGCTCGCCGCGGGCGACCGGATCAACGTCCTGATTCCCAAAAACGGTGCGGGCAGCCAGGATACGGCGGCTCGATCGTGAGGCCGCGTCAAAGCCGGCTGATCTGCTGCACCGGCAGCCGGGCCCCGCGGCGCGGTTCGCGAGCCAGCCCGCTGGCCTCGAGCAGCCGAACCACCCGGTGGCGGTGCGGACGCATCGGTTCGAGCAGCTCGAGCATCACCGCGTCGTCGACCGGGCGGCCCAGCAGCGTCCAGCCGATCATCTTCGGGATGTGGTAGTCGCCCACCGACACGGCGTCGGCGTCGCCGAAGGCCCGTTGAACGGTCTCCGCGGCGGTCCACTCCCCCACACCCGGCAGCGACGTCAGCGCTTCGCGGGCCCCCGCCGGCCGCAATGCCAGCCGTTCCAGCGATGCCGCCCGCCGCGCGCACGCCACCACCGTCTGCGCCCGTCTCGGGTCGACGTTGGCCCGGTGAAATTCCCACGACGGGACGTGCCGCCACTCCTCGGCCGACGGCGGCACCCGCATTCCGGCCGGCGCCGGCCCGGGCGCCGGCGTCCCGTATTTGGACACCAGCAGGCGCCACGACCGAAACGCGTCGGCGCCGGGCACCCGCTGCTCGATGATCGCGGGGACCAGGGCCTCCAGCACCAGCCCGGTGCGGCCCAGCCGCAGGTGCGGAACCCGTCGGTGCGCGGCGGCAACGGTCGGGTCCCGCGGTACGAAATCCGAGGCGTCGTCGTCGGCGCCCAGCATTGCGGGCAGCATCTCGATGAACTCCGCCGCGCCGCTGCCCCAGGCCACGCAATGGGCGGCGTTGGGAGCCGCGCGGCCGATCCGGGCCGTCACGGGCCCGGTGGGCAACAGGCTGGTTCGCCAGATGGTGCCGTCACCGGGGATTTGGAAGCAGGGGTCCCCGGGCCCCCGGCGCAGCGGCGCCAACGTGTGCCCGAAGCTGGCCGCCCCGGGGAACGTGACGATGCGCGCGCTCTTCATCCCATCACTCTTCAATCCCAAGAAATCACGGCCGGCTCTCCGGACCACTGATTGACCGTCAGCTGTCTGCCAAGACAATATTGCGATGTGATGACGCCGTTCGATGGGCCGCACACGGAACTCGCCTGGATGTTCTTGCAGAGCATGAGCGAGGGCGGCGACTTGGACGAGGGCTTCACGCTGCTGAGTGACGACTTCACCTACTGGAGCCTCTACACCCGTGTTTCCTTCGACAAGGAAACGCTGCGGCGGGCGATCAACTGGCGCAAGCAGACCCTCGAACTCACGATCGACCTGCTGCGCTGCGTCAACGAGGGAGACACGGTGGTCGTGGAGGCCGCCGCCACCGGCAGGACCACCGGCGGCGTCGTCTACGACAGCCCGTTCGTTTGCGTGTTCGAAATCCGCGACGGGCTGATCGCCTCGATGCGGGAATACAGCGACACCCGCGCGCAGGCCCGGGCCCTGCCCGAGTCACCCACCCGGGTCTACTGAGCCAGGACGCTGATTTCGGCCTTGTTGGGGTAGAAGGCGACGTGCCCGGCGATGTCGGCCACCGCCGGGTAAGGCCGTTCGTAGGTCCATATCGCGTCCTCGACCGTGGCGCCCGCCGAGGTGGTGACGCTGTAGTAGCTGGCGTCGCCCTTGAACGGGCAGTAGGTGCTGGTGTCGGTGCGGGTCAGCCGGTCCTGGAGCACGTCAGCCAGCGGAATGTATTGCACCGCAGGCAAAGTCGCCTCGCGCAGTTCCAACGCCGCGGTCGTGTCCGCAACGATCTCGCCATTGACGCGGACCTGCACCCGTCCCTTCGTCGGCTCGATGGTGATCGGGTGCCCGGCGTTGGGTTCTAACACTTGCCGATGGGCCATGGTTGATTCCCTCCTAGAGACGCAACCAGTTGCAACGCCGGCCGACGCCCAAGGCTTCCCGGGAAGCGGCCCGAGCCTATTCGGCTTGGGCGGGGGTGCTGCTCTTTTTGTTGGCTGTGCGCATGGCGGCCCAGAACCGGGCGGCCTCGCGGATGGATTCCTCCACGGGGCGCGGCTGCCAACCCAGCTCGCGGACCGCCTTGCCGTGGTCGACGTCGGCTTCGGCGCGCATCATGCGCACCGAGGCCAGGCTGAGTTCGGCGTCTTTGCCCGTCAGCCGGGCCTTCAGGCTGCCCAGCGCGCCCAGGGCGTACAGCGCCGGCACCGAAATCGAGCGGCGCGGCGGCGGCACGCCCGCCTCGTCGGCCGCGATCCGCACGACCTCCTTGAGCGCGATCATCCGTTCGGAGATCAGGTACCGCTCGCCGACGCGCCCGCGCTCGGCGGCCAGGATCATGGCCCGGGCCGCGTCGTCGACGCCGACGACCTCCAGCTGGATGCCGTCCATCGTGAAGGGCAGCTTCCCGAAGACCGCGCCGGCGATGAAGGCGCCGTGCGGTGTCCGGCCCCAGTCGCCGCTGCCGTAGGTCGTCGAGACGCACATCGCGACGGCGGGCAACCCGGCCTCGGCCACGTACCGCATCACCAGGTCCTCGGCCTGGACGCGGGATTGGACGTAGGGTGTCAACCCGCGGGAGTCGATGACGTCTTCTTCGGTCGCGACGTGCCCGTGCCGCCGGCCCACCGTCGCGTAGGTGCTGGTGAACACGAACCTGCGCAAATCGGGTTGTTTGACCGCCACGTCGAGGACGTTGCGCAGGCCCTCGACGTTGGTGCGGAACAGCGGCGACGGGTCGCGCAGCCACGCGCGGGTGTCGACGACGCAGTAGTACACGTCGTCGACGCCGTCCATCGCCTCGCGCAGCGTGGCGGTGTCGAACACGTCGCCGTGGACTCGGGTGAGCGCAAGGTCGTCGATGGCGCGGGTGTTGGCGGTCGGGCGGACCATCGCCCGCACCTGCGACCCGTCGGCGACGAGCTGGCGGGTCACGTGCGAACCCAGAAAGCCGTTGGCGCCGATGACCAGTTTGGGTGCGCTCACGCCGCTCCTCCGTATTGCTGCATCCAGCGCGCGGCGTCGTCGTCGAGCGTGCCCAGCGCCTGCGCCGTGCGGCACCACTTCATCGCCGCGCGCAGGAAGCGCAGCGGGTTGTAGATGTCTTCCTGACGAGACCACTGACCGTCGCCGGCGTAGGTGATGATCGAGATGTTGGTGGCGCTGATGACGCTGCCGTCGCCGGGGTCGCGCATCGGGTTGTCCAGCTCCATGATGATCCGCCCGGTGGGCTCGTCGATGACCGACCACAACGACGGGAACGCCACCATGTGGCTGCCCGGGAAGGTCGTCATCGTCCGCTCAATCCACTCGCGCACCTGGTCTCGGCCGCGCATGGTGCCCGCCGCGTGCTCGATGTACTCGACGTCCGGGGTGTACTGGGCGACCCAGGCCGCCCAGTCTCGCGTCTCGGCGGCGCGGGCGACCGTCTCCTCGAACTTTTCGAAGGCGGCGGCCAGTTCTCCGCGGGAGAACGTCGGGGTCACGAGGGCTCTTTCGCGCCGTTACACGTCATCGCCGGAGTGTAGCCTGGACAACGTCGTCGGTTCCCAAGGAGGACAAGCAATGACAGGAACCCACAAAGCGGTCCTCGCCGGCGGTTGCTTCTGGGGGATGCAAGACCTGATCCGCAGGCAGCCGGGGGTGGTCTCGACCCGGGTCGGCTACACCGGCGGCGACGTCCCCAACGCGACCTACCGCAATCACGGCACGCACGCCGAGGCCATCGAAATCGTCTACGACCCGTCGGTCACCGACTACCGCGCGCTGCTGGAGTTCTTCTTCCAGATCCACGATCCGACAACGAAGAACCGGCAGGGCAACGACCGCGGGACCAGCTACCGGTCGGCCATCTTCTACGTCGACGACGAGCAAAAGCGAATCGCGCTGGACACCATCGCCGACGTCGAGGCGTCGGGCCTATGGCCCGGCAAAGTGGTGACCGAGGTCAGCCCGGCCGGTGACTTCTGGGAGGCCGAGCCCGAGCACCAGGACTACCTGGAGCGCTACCCCGACGGGTACACCTGCCACTACGTGCGCCCCGGCTGGACGTTGCCGCGACGGGCGCCCGCCGGCGGCTGACCCGGCGCCGCGGTTTTCACCGCCGGTGGACCACGATGCGCCCGCCCTCCTTGGGGGTGTAGGCGACGCCCCGGCAGTACCACCGCTCCCCCGGAGCCGTGGTGGTCTCAATGGTGAAGTGGCGCAACACCGTTCGTAGCACCACGTCCATCTCCATGTTGGCGAACGCGGCCCCCACGCACCGCCGGGTGCCGCCGCCGAAGGGGATCCACGCGAAGGTGGTCGGCTTGTTGCCGATGTGGCGTTGCGGTACGAAGCGCTCCGGGTCGGGGTAGACGTCGGGATTGTCGTGGATCTGCCCGATGGCCACGATGACCGAATCCCCGCCCGGAATGTCCCACTCGCCGAGCCGGAAAACCGGCGAATAGACGTGGCGTGCGGCGAAATCGATGACCGTCCTGGCCCGCTGGACCTCCAGGATCGTCGCCTGGCGCAGCTCATTGCCGCCGGTGTCCGCCTCCTCGACCAGGGCCGCCAGCACGTCGGGGTGGCGGCTCAGCCGCTCGAATGCCCAGCCCAGCGTCGCCGCGGTGGTTTCGTGCCCGGCGGCCAGCAGCGTGAGCAGCTCGTCGCCGATGTCCTTGCGCGACATGACCGAACCGTCG
It includes:
- a CDS encoding chloride channel protein, whose amino-acid sequence is MPGPERVDGGKVTRMEQDEAAANPVRAPRSGADATGRVAGWLRANRLGLFCVAIVVGIGAGFGAVAFRYLIYGFTWLATGQDEFGQQGRVASGHLPWLGVGFFVIVPVLGGLLYGPLISRFAREARGHGVPEVMIAVAENGGRIRPQVTVVKALASALCIGAGGSVGREGPIVQIGAALASSLGQWVRMPENRLRVLVACGAAGGISATFNAPVTGVFFAVELILRELSVEAVFTIMLSAMVADVIARVFFGSAPFLTQLPAGIELDHIANYLLVALLAAIAGLIGVVFTKVLYATEDLCDRVWGQRPAWARPAVGGIALGLLLLAVPQLYGVGYPVVYAAFAGHYALWFLVILAAGKILACSLTIGIGGSGGVFAPALFVGATSGMAFGLIVQHVIGTAVGHPALYAIVGMGAVFAAAARAPLTALASTVEMTGDFTLTLPVMLAVAVGTTVSRALSYGTIYTTKLLRRGIDIDRPTPTHAFANLTAADAMHRFTVPLDLTGRAGDADPDWTTLLGPVTRVREPQALFANDSLAQALRQLVLYGRDGLPVIDTEARRVQGWLTNQNVLRAVDAYLADAQPDIAAGHQAAEWADPQVTTAEHDPRSQLAGYRIVEHTLAPDSAAVGRIVGELDWPDGHVPVSVLHNRQLVDADAAVRLAAGDRINVLIPKNGAGSQDTAARS
- a CDS encoding NAD-dependent epimerase/dehydratase family protein: MSAPKLVIGANGFLGSHVTRQLVADGSQVRAMVRPTANTRAIDDLALTRVHGDVFDTATLREAMDGVDDVYYCVVDTRAWLRDPSPLFRTNVEGLRNVLDVAVKQPDLRRFVFTSTYATVGRRHGHVATEEDVIDSRGLTPYVQSRVQAEDLVMRYVAEAGLPAVAMCVSTTYGSGDWGRTPHGAFIAGAVFGKLPFTMDGIQLEVVGVDDAARAMILAAERGRVGERYLISERMIALKEVVRIAADEAGVPPPRRSISVPALYALGALGSLKARLTGKDAELSLASVRMMRAEADVDHGKAVRELGWQPRPVEESIREAARFWAAMRTANKKSSTPAQAE
- a CDS encoding class I SAM-dependent methyltransferase — encoded protein: MTDVDASSPPSLRTAGDSWAVTELVGATALGVAASRAVETAGPDPLIRDDFAHTLVSSAGPAWARLADPELAWLDGDEHGRRVHRVGVDYQAVRTHFFDEYFTEAVAAVNAGIRQVVILAAGLDSRAYRLRWPAGTAVYEIDQPKVLDYKTGILERHGAVPTADRRPVPVDLRDDWAAALTAAGFDPAQPTAWLAEGLLPYLPGDAQDRLFEMFTALSAPGSQVAVEAFGMNSRGNSQRWLRMRERLGLDVNVQALTYHEPDRTDAAQWLADHGWRVDSVDNRDEMARLGRPVPDDLADEAVRSTLLRARLDGPSHQPNGNRSTR
- a CDS encoding DUF427 domain-containing protein gives rise to the protein MAHRQVLEPNAGHPITIEPTKGRVQVRVNGEIVADTTAALELREATLPAVQYIPLADVLQDRLTRTDTSTYCPFKGDASYYSVTTSAGATVEDAIWTYERPYPAVADIAGHVAFYPNKAEISVLAQ
- a CDS encoding nuclear transport factor 2 family protein translates to MTPTFSRGELAAAFEKFEETVARAAETRDWAAWVAQYTPDVEYIEHAAGTMRGRDQVREWIERTMTTFPGSHMVAFPSLWSVIDEPTGRIIMELDNPMRDPGDGSVISATNISIITYAGDGQWSRQEDIYNPLRFLRAAMKWCRTAQALGTLDDDAARWMQQYGGAA
- a CDS encoding nuclear transport factor 2 family protein, encoding MMTPFDGPHTELAWMFLQSMSEGGDLDEGFTLLSDDFTYWSLYTRVSFDKETLRRAINWRKQTLELTIDLLRCVNEGDTVVVEAAATGRTTGGVVYDSPFVCVFEIRDGLIASMREYSDTRAQARALPESPTRVY
- a CDS encoding DNA-3-methyladenine glycosylase family protein, with the protein product MKSARIVTFPGAASFGHTLAPLRRGPGDPCFQIPGDGTIWRTSLLPTGPVTARIGRAAPNAAHCVAWGSGAAEFIEMLPAMLGADDDASDFVPRDPTVAAAHRRVPHLRLGRTGLVLEALVPAIIEQRVPGADAFRSWRLLVSKYGTPAPGPAPAGMRVPPSAEEWRHVPSWEFHRANVDPRRAQTVVACARRAASLERLALRPAGAREALTSLPGVGEWTAAETVQRAFGDADAVSVGDYHIPKMIGWTLLGRPVDDAVMLELLEPMRPHRHRVVRLLEASGLAREPRRGARLPVQQISRL
- a CDS encoding TetR/AcrR family transcriptional regulator, which produces MSPAASRRPGRPPAAKSDETRRRIMQAARLVFSERGYDGATFQAIAVRADLTRPAINHYFSTKRLLYREVLEQVNSLVIGSGIRQAERESTLMGRLTAFISAAVRTNSDNPSASAFLITAVLESQRHPELSGTEIDSVRITREFLTWTVNDAIDRREIAAGIDASALVETLLVVLCGVGFYAGYVRSYEEILAVSDVLRQLLEGALWRPET
- a CDS encoding pirin family protein; protein product: MPAITADTLRLPRVGPAGPADTERPVRSITTGPPGYEGEGFPVVRAFAGVSTAALDPFVHMDQMGEVEYQPGEPRGTDWHPHRGFETVTYMIDGKFAHQDSHGGGGLITDGATQWMTAGSGILHIETPPAELVESGGVFHGVQLWVNLPKKDKLAPPRYQAIEGGDATLLASDDGGALVRIIAGEIDGHRGPGITHTPIALAHATIENGARLNIPWRRDFNSLVYVLSGSGYVGPVAHPIRSGQLAVLGPGDRITVGADRTQDSSRTTAFDVLLLGGRPIREPVFHYGPFVMNTRAELVEALQDYQAGKFGSIPPNALMPHRGGGTL
- the msrA gene encoding peptide-methionine (S)-S-oxide reductase MsrA yields the protein MTGTHKAVLAGGCFWGMQDLIRRQPGVVSTRVGYTGGDVPNATYRNHGTHAEAIEIVYDPSVTDYRALLEFFFQIHDPTTKNRQGNDRGTSYRSAIFYVDDEQKRIALDTIADVEASGLWPGKVVTEVSPAGDFWEAEPEHQDYLERYPDGYTCHYVRPGWTLPRRAPAGG